A single Phragmites australis chromosome 4, lpPhrAust1.1, whole genome shotgun sequence DNA region contains:
- the LOC133915659 gene encoding F-box protein At1g55000-like translates to MDPRGVDGAASSPTDPPNPESDPAAAAMDARLPGDLLRAVLQRLLPADLARAACVCRAWHAVASDRVMLEAVFRAPWGVRRVIGEPVTRAFWRAASLGRFALSHTVRRGDTVPGIALKYSVQVTDVKRFNNMMSDHGIYSRERLLIPISNPEILLGSTCYIEMDHNAKREVAVFYPEGRPGGKTESLAITVSAERRSRKIVESVRRSLHVDDGTAAYYLSITEGDPRAAMVEFSEDLRWEQQRAGH, encoded by the exons ATGGACCCGCGCGGCGTGGACGGCGCCGCTTCCTCCCCCACCGACCCGCCGAACCCCGAGTCCGATCCGGCCGCGGCCGCGATGGACGCGCGCCTCCCGGGCGACCTGCTGCGCGCGGTCCTGCAGCGGTTGCTGCCGGCCGACCTCGCGCGGGCCGCCTGCGTCTGCCGCGCGTGGCACGCGGTCGCGTCCGATCGCGTCATGCTCGAGGCCGTCTTCCGCGCGCCCTGGGGCGTGCGCCGCGTCATCGGGGAGCCGGTGACGCGGGCCTTCTGGCGGGCCGCCTCCCTGGGGCGCTTCGCGCTCTCGCACACCGTCCGGCGCGGAGACACCGTCCCCGGCATCGCCCTCAAGTACTCCGTCCAG GTGACTGATGTCAAACGGTTCAATAACATGATGAGTGACCATGGTATCTACTCAAGGGAGAGGCTTCTGATACCAATCAGTAACCCAGAAATTCTGTTGGGTAGCACCTGCTACATTGAGATGGATCATAACGCGAAGAGAGAGGTCGCAGTCTTTTATCCGGAGGGTCGCCCGGGTGGAAAAACTGAATCCTTGGCAATCACGGTTTCTGCGGAGAGACGAAGCAGAAAGATTGTCGAGTCAGTGAGGCGGAGCTTGCATGTTGACGACGGGACTGCTGCATACTACTTGTCCATTACGGAAGGCGATCCGAGGGCTGCCATGGtggagttctccgaggacctaAGGTGGGAGCAGCAACGAGCAGGCCATTAG
- the LOC133915660 gene encoding N-terminal acetyltransferase B complex catalytic subunit NAA20 has product MTTIRRFCCDDLLRFASVNLDHLTETFNMSFYMTYLARWPDYFHATVSPGGRVMGYIMGKVEGQGESWHGHVTAVSVASEFRRQKLAKKLMNLLEEISDKMDKAYFVDLFVRASNMPAIRMYEKLGYVVYRRVLRYYSGEEDGLDMRKALSQDVEKKSIIPLKRPITPDELEYD; this is encoded by the exons ATGACGACTATCCGCCGGTTCTGCTGCGACGATCTCCTCCGCTTCGCCTCCGTCAACCTCGACCACCTCACTGAGACG TTCAACATGTCGTTCTACATGACGTACCTGGCTCGCTGGCCCGACTACTTCCACGCCACCGTCAGCCCCGGCGGCCGCGTCATGGGATACA TCATGGGTAAAGTCGAAGGACAAGGTGAATCTTGGCATGGACACGTTACAGCTGTGTCTGTTGCCTCAGAATTTCGGAGGCAGAAGTTAGCCAAGAAGCTTATGAACTTGCTGGAGGAAATCAGCGATAAGAT GGATAAGGCTTACTTTGTGGATCTTTTTGTAAGAGCATCTAATATGCCTGCAATAAGGATGTATGAAAAG CTTGGTTATGTGGTTTATCGGAGAGTGCTTCGGTACTACTCAGGGGAAGAAGATGGCCTTG ATATGAGAAAAGCATTATCACAAGACGTGGAAAAGAAGTCCATAATACCACTCAAGAGACCAATTACACCTGATGAGCTTGAATATGATTGA
- the LOC133915662 gene encoding adenylosuccinate synthetase 2, chloroplastic: MSLVPLSLDPAPFPLLPAAAAAGRVPRPRSPALRPSPPRLCRTLRAASVAPAAAEEPSAAARGRLESLSQVAGVLGTQWGDEGKGKLVDILAQRFDVVARCQGGANAGHTIYNSEGKKFSLHLVPSGILNENTQCVIGNGAVVHLPGFFKEIDGLESNGISCERRILVSDRAHLLFDLHQVVDGLREAELGNSLIGTTRRGIGPCYSNKVIRNGLRVSDLRHMDTFGAKLNTLLRDAALRFKDFEYSNKILKEEVEKYQRFAERLEPFIADTVHFMNESILQNKKILVEGGQATMLDIDFGTYPFVTSSSPSAGGICTGLGIAPRSLGDLIGVVKAYTTRVGSGPFPTELLGKTGDLLRATGMEFGTTTGRPRRCGWLDIVALKYCCQINGFSSLNLTKLDVLTGLKEVKLGISYCTEDGNTIESFPADLDLLDQIKVKYEVLRGWEDDISSIRDYNDLPETARLYVERIEELVGIPIHYIGVGPGRDALIYK; this comes from the exons ATGTCGCTCGTCCCTCTGTCGCTGGACCCCGCACCCTTCCCCCTCctcccagccgccgccgccgccggccgcgtcCCGAGGCCTCGCTCGCCAGCCTTGAGACCCTCGCCGCCGCGCCTATGCCGGACGCTGAGGGCCGCGTCCGTTGCACCAGCGGCCGCGGAGGAGCCGTCCGCGGCCGCGCGGGGGAGGCTGGAGTCGCTGAGCCAGGTGGCCGGGGTGCTGGGCACGCAGTGGGGAGACGAGGGCAAGGGAAAGCTCGTCGACATCCTCGCGCAGCGCTTCGACGTCGTCGCCCGGTGCCAG GGTGGAGCTAATGCTGGACATACCATATACAATTCTGAGGGGAAGAAGTTTTCACTGCATCTTGTTCCGTCAGGCATCCTTAATGAGAACACACAATGTGTGATTGGTAATGGAGCAGTAGTTCATCTTCCTGGATTCTTTAAAGAAATTGATGGACTGGAATCTAATGGAATTTCTTGCGAAAGAAGAATTTTGGTATCAGACCGCGCTCATCTTTTGTTTGACCTTCATCaagttgttgatggacttagAGAGGCAGAACTTGGGAATTCCCTTATAGGAACAACAAGGAGGGGAATTGGACCTTGCTATTCGAACAAAGTTATCAGGAATGGACTTAGAGTTAGTGATCTGCGACATATGGACACCTTTGGTGCAAAACTCAACACCTTATTGAGAGACGCAGCTCTGCGCTTTAAAGATTTTGAATACAGCAACAAGATCTTAAAGGAGGAGGTTGAGAAGTATCAAAGGTTTGCTGAACGACTGGAACCTTTTATTGCTGACACTGTGCATTTCATGAATGAGTCAATCTTGCAGAATAAGAAAATATTGGTTGAAGGTGGTCAAGCTACCATGTTAGACATCGACTTTGGTACCTACCCGTTTGTTACTTCCTCAAGTCCCTCAGCTGGTGGAATTTGTACTGGGCTTGGTATTGCTCCAAGAAGCCTCGGTGATCTCATTGGAGTG GTAAAAGCTTACACGACCAGGGTTGGATCTGGTCCATTCCCAACAGAACTATTGGGTAAGACTGGTGACTTGCTCCGTGCTACTGGAATGGAATTTGGGACTACAACAGGTCGGCCCAGGCGTTGTGGTTGGCTTGATATAGTTGCACTGAAATACTGTTGCCAAATCAATGGTTTCTCATCTTTGAATCTCACGAAGCTCGATGTCTTGACTGGACTCAAGGAAGTTAAGCTGGGTATCTCATACTGTACCGAAGACGGCAATACAATTGAATCATTCCCAGCAGACCTTGATCTTTTGGATCAAATAAAG GTCAAATATGAGGTCCTTCGTGGGTGGGAGGATGACATTTCTTCAATACGAGACTACAATGATCTCCCAGAAACGGCTCGTCTTTACGTGGAGAGGATAGAAGAGTTGGTTGGCATTCCAATCCACTACATCGGTGTCGGACCTGGACGTGATGCTCTTATATACAAATAA